The following proteins are co-located in the Rhodococcus opacus B4 genome:
- a CDS encoding ROK family transcriptional regulator: MSTPTLSSPTRTGSASRFQRPVSRPRLHIVPPELRISDGPAAGVLRVARSRGPLSRDVAAKATGLSIATVNRQVSALLDLGLLRERGDLTPSGAIGRPRVPFEVNHEPYLTVGIHIGAVVTSIIASDLRGKVLGAVEVPTPQGASADALTGIARSARAFASRWHRRRPLWAGVALGGRVDAQTGVVDHPRLGWKSAQVGAIIATGLGLPVSVAAHVEAMAASELLLTPDSEEGVAQGETGLYFYARETAGIAITIDGRVHTPSSGPGSIAHLPTGSSAQCSCGSRGCLEATISDRAVISAALAAGILPESNQRPTMSALYKAASSDSAPAHEILVERAQVLGKTVAMLRDLFNPDRVILGGQAFTEYPAGIPHVAEAFAQASSLERRDIRISGFGNRVQEYASTVVSLSAIYSDPVGAMRRTSP, encoded by the coding sequence GTGTCTACCCCCACCCTTTCCAGCCCCACCCGGACCGGATCCGCATCTCGATTCCAGCGGCCCGTGTCCCGGCCCCGTCTCCACATCGTTCCCCCCGAACTGCGGATCAGCGACGGCCCCGCCGCCGGCGTGCTGCGGGTCGCCCGGTCACGCGGGCCGCTGTCCCGGGACGTCGCCGCGAAGGCGACCGGACTGAGCATCGCCACCGTCAACCGTCAGGTGTCGGCGCTCCTCGACCTCGGGTTGCTGCGCGAACGCGGAGACCTCACGCCGTCCGGCGCGATCGGTCGTCCGCGGGTTCCGTTCGAGGTCAACCACGAGCCGTACCTGACCGTGGGCATCCACATCGGAGCGGTCGTGACCAGCATCATCGCCAGCGACCTCCGCGGGAAGGTTCTCGGCGCGGTCGAGGTGCCCACCCCGCAGGGTGCCTCCGCCGACGCGCTGACCGGCATCGCCCGCAGTGCAAGGGCTTTCGCGTCCCGCTGGCACCGGCGCCGCCCGCTGTGGGCCGGTGTCGCGCTCGGCGGGCGCGTCGATGCGCAGACCGGCGTCGTCGACCACCCCAGGCTGGGGTGGAAGTCCGCTCAGGTGGGCGCCATCATCGCGACCGGACTCGGGTTGCCCGTCTCCGTCGCGGCGCACGTCGAGGCGATGGCCGCGTCCGAACTGCTGCTGACCCCGGACAGCGAAGAGGGTGTCGCGCAAGGCGAAACGGGACTGTACTTCTACGCCCGTGAGACGGCCGGAATCGCGATCACCATCGACGGCCGCGTCCACACGCCGTCGAGCGGCCCGGGTTCGATCGCGCACCTGCCGACCGGATCTTCGGCGCAGTGCTCGTGCGGTTCACGCGGATGCCTCGAGGCGACGATCAGCGATCGCGCGGTCATCTCCGCCGCGCTCGCCGCCGGCATTCTCCCCGAGTCGAATCAGCGTCCGACGATGAGCGCGCTCTACAAGGCGGCGTCCTCGGATTCCGCTCCCGCGCACGAGATTCTGGTGGAGCGCGCGCAGGTGCTCGGGAAGACGGTCGCGATGCTGCGGGACCTGTTCAACCCGGACCGCGTGATCCTCGGCGGTCAGGCGTTCACCGAGTACCCGGCCGGAATCCCGCACGTCGCGGAGGCTTTCGCGCAGGCATCGTCGCTGGAGCGCAGGGACATTCGCATTTCCGGCTTCGGCAACCGGGTGCAGGAGTACGCCTCGACGGTGGTGTCGCTGAGCGCCATCTACTCCGATCCGGTCGGAGCGATGCGCCGGACGTCGCCGTAG
- a CDS encoding MFS transporter, whose translation MTSTQISVTPQAPVRPLKVAGASLIGTAIEWYDYFIYGMAAAIVFGPLFFPSFSSIAGTLAAFATFSVGFVARPIGGVVMGHFGDRIGRKSMLVLSLMLMGGATVGIGLLPTYATIGVWAPILLVTLRFIQGIGVGGEWGGAVLMAVEHAPANRKGFYGSFPQMGVPGGLILANLVFLGVSTSLSEEAFLAWGWRIPFLASAVMVLMGLVIRFTITESPDFEKVKDTHRDQRLPIVTVLRENLREVLLSAGAFVGINTVGYIFMAYLLSYSTKVLGMSKTIVLVFTLVASFVWLIVIPVASMLSDRYGRRRLLVTGSIGLTVWAAALFPLIDLGNPAVMMLALLGTAVFMGIVYGPIAALFTELFSAEVRYSGASLGYQIGSVLGGGLAPTVAAALYASWGSSAPISAYLTAVTLLSLLCVVAITRKVRAAA comes from the coding sequence ATGACCTCCACCCAGATCTCCGTGACACCGCAGGCGCCCGTCCGGCCGCTGAAGGTGGCCGGCGCCAGTCTCATCGGGACCGCCATCGAGTGGTACGACTACTTCATCTACGGCATGGCCGCCGCGATCGTGTTCGGCCCGCTGTTTTTCCCGTCCTTCTCCTCGATCGCGGGCACCCTGGCCGCGTTCGCGACGTTCTCCGTCGGCTTCGTCGCGCGGCCGATCGGCGGCGTCGTGATGGGCCACTTCGGTGACCGCATCGGACGCAAGTCCATGCTCGTCCTGTCGCTGATGCTGATGGGTGGCGCGACCGTCGGCATCGGGCTGCTGCCCACCTACGCCACCATCGGTGTCTGGGCGCCGATCCTGCTGGTCACCCTTCGTTTCATTCAGGGAATCGGCGTCGGCGGGGAGTGGGGCGGCGCTGTGCTGATGGCGGTGGAGCACGCACCCGCCAACCGGAAGGGCTTCTACGGCAGCTTCCCGCAGATGGGTGTGCCCGGCGGCCTGATCCTGGCGAATCTCGTGTTCCTGGGCGTGTCGACGAGCCTCAGCGAGGAAGCGTTCCTGGCCTGGGGCTGGCGGATCCCGTTCCTGGCCAGCGCGGTCATGGTGCTGATGGGGCTCGTCATCCGGTTCACCATCACCGAGAGCCCCGACTTCGAGAAGGTCAAGGACACGCACCGCGATCAGCGACTGCCGATCGTCACCGTCCTGCGGGAGAACCTGCGCGAAGTGCTGCTGTCCGCAGGTGCGTTCGTCGGTATCAACACCGTCGGATACATCTTCATGGCATACCTGCTGTCCTATTCGACGAAGGTCCTGGGCATGAGCAAGACGATCGTGCTCGTCTTCACGCTGGTCGCGTCGTTCGTGTGGCTGATCGTCATCCCCGTCGCGTCGATGCTGTCGGACAGGTACGGCCGGCGGCGGCTGCTCGTCACCGGCTCGATCGGGCTGACGGTCTGGGCGGCCGCGCTGTTCCCGCTGATCGATCTCGGAAACCCGGCGGTGATGATGCTCGCCCTCCTCGGCACGGCCGTGTTCATGGGCATCGTCTACGGGCCGATCGCCGCACTGTTCACCGAGTTGTTCAGCGCCGAGGTCCGGTACAGCGGTGCGTCGCTGGGCTATCAGATCGGTTCGGTTCTCGGCGGTGGGCTCGCCCCGACGGTGGCGGCCGCGCTGTACGCGAGCTGGGGTTCGTCGGCACCGATCTCCGCGTACCTCACCGCGGTCACGCTGCTCAGCCTGCTCTGCGTCGTCGCGATCACCCGGAAGGTCCGCGCCGCCGCGTAG
- a CDS encoding TauD/TfdA dioxygenase family protein, whose amino-acid sequence MSIDFAPEHVTAEGSPNAASVVKLGAHIGARIDGVQLGGQLDPATVSLIRQALLEHKVIFFRGQDHLTDDSQYEFAELLGSPTTAHPTVTSRGTKVLPIDSDYGKANSWHTDVTFVDRIPKASILRAVELPTYGGTTTWASGVAAYNALPEPLKVLADNLWATHTNVYDYAATSAERAQDAKSQEYRAEFQSTYFETEHPVVRVHPETGERTLLLGHFVKKLVGLSSTQSQALFKVLQDHAISLEFTTRWNWQSGDVAIWDNRATQHYAVADYDDQYRRLNRITLAGDVPVDVRGERSRSVAGDASDYSVIDEP is encoded by the coding sequence ATGTCCATCGATTTCGCGCCCGAGCACGTGACCGCCGAGGGTTCTCCGAACGCGGCGAGCGTCGTCAAGCTGGGTGCCCACATCGGCGCCCGGATCGACGGCGTCCAGCTCGGCGGCCAGCTCGACCCCGCCACCGTGTCGCTCATCCGTCAGGCCCTGCTCGAGCACAAGGTGATCTTCTTCCGCGGCCAGGACCATCTCACCGACGACTCGCAGTACGAGTTCGCGGAGCTTCTCGGCTCCCCCACCACGGCGCACCCGACGGTCACCTCACGCGGCACCAAGGTGCTGCCCATCGACTCCGACTACGGCAAGGCCAACAGCTGGCACACCGATGTCACGTTCGTCGACCGCATCCCGAAGGCGTCGATCCTGCGTGCCGTGGAACTCCCCACGTACGGCGGAACCACCACCTGGGCGTCGGGTGTCGCCGCCTACAACGCGCTGCCCGAGCCGCTGAAGGTCCTCGCCGACAACCTGTGGGCGACGCACACCAACGTCTACGACTACGCGGCGACCAGCGCCGAACGCGCGCAGGACGCGAAGTCGCAGGAATACCGCGCCGAGTTCCAGTCCACCTACTTCGAGACGGAGCACCCGGTGGTGCGGGTCCACCCCGAGACCGGCGAGCGCACACTGCTGCTCGGTCACTTCGTCAAGAAGCTGGTCGGCCTGAGCAGCACCCAGTCGCAGGCGCTCTTCAAGGTTCTGCAGGATCACGCCATCTCGCTCGAGTTCACCACCCGGTGGAACTGGCAGTCGGGCGATGTCGCGATCTGGGACAACCGCGCCACTCAGCACTACGCCGTCGCCGACTACGACGACCAGTACCGGCGACTCAACCGCATCACCCTGGCCGGCGACGTCCCCGTCGACGTCCGGGGCGAGCGCAGCCGCAGCGTCGCGGGCGACGCGAGTGACTACTCCGTCATCGACGAGCCCTAA
- a CDS encoding SDR family NAD(P)-dependent oxidoreductase, producing MTFSPDTRIAVVTGASSGIGEATARTLAEQGFHVVIGARRLDRLEKIAEDIGGTALELDVTDQDSVDAFAAVLPRVDVLVNNAGGAKGLATVAEADLDDWRWMWETNVLGTLRVTKALLPKLIESGDGLVVTVTSLAALEAYDNGSGYTTAKHAEAVLHRTLRGELLGKPVRLTEIAPGAVETEFSLVRFEGDQERADKVYAGITPLVATDVADVIGFVASRPPHVNIDQIVVKPRDQASSGRFHRTT from the coding sequence ATGACCTTTTCACCTGACACCCGCATCGCCGTCGTCACCGGAGCGAGCTCCGGAATCGGCGAAGCCACCGCCCGCACCCTCGCCGAGCAGGGATTTCATGTGGTGATCGGGGCGCGGCGACTGGATCGTCTGGAGAAGATCGCCGAAGACATCGGCGGTACCGCGCTCGAACTCGACGTCACGGATCAGGATTCCGTGGACGCGTTCGCCGCGGTACTGCCGAGGGTCGACGTGCTCGTCAACAATGCGGGCGGCGCCAAGGGACTGGCCACCGTCGCGGAGGCCGATCTCGACGACTGGCGGTGGATGTGGGAGACCAACGTCCTGGGCACGCTTCGGGTCACCAAGGCGTTGTTGCCGAAGCTGATCGAGTCGGGTGACGGTCTGGTCGTCACTGTCACGTCGCTGGCCGCGCTCGAGGCATACGACAACGGTTCCGGGTACACGACGGCCAAGCACGCGGAGGCCGTCCTGCACCGCACGCTGCGCGGGGAACTGCTCGGCAAGCCGGTCCGTCTCACCGAGATCGCCCCGGGCGCAGTGGAAACCGAGTTCTCGCTGGTGCGTTTCGAGGGCGACCAGGAGCGCGCCGACAAGGTCTACGCGGGCATCACCCCGCTGGTGGCCACGGACGTCGCCGACGTCATCGGGTTCGTCGCCTCCCGGCCGCCCCATGTGAACATCGACCAGATCGTCGTCAAGCCACGAGATCAGGCTTCGTCCGGACGTTTTCACCGTACGACGTAG
- a CDS encoding L,D-transpeptidase → MHELGSRTSRSRVALIATALIAFLVLLTGCTVGSESGTATAPPEPAVEVTQNPASGTEDVSPVAPISATASQGTFTDIALVNAEGRVVQGVLSPDRTTFTVGEALGYGATYTWKGTALGTDGKSVAVDGSFTTLEPEATTGATLNIGDGQEVGIAAPIIVQFHDSVEDKAAVEKAMTVTTNPPTPGSWAWLPDDNGSRAHWRPQNYWAPGTTVALDAKLYGVDFGGGAYGEQDLSLNFTVGRSQIVIANAPSHRMQVVRGGETIMDIPVSYGEGNEARNVTRSGIHMVTEKHEDFLMSNPPFYENVRERWAVRISNNGEFIHANPETIGVQGSSNVTNGCINLSLEDAQQYFGTAMYGDPVEVTGTSIDLSAADGDIYDWAISWPEWQSMSALA, encoded by the coding sequence GTGCATGAACTGGGTTCTCGGACAAGTCGGTCGCGCGTCGCGCTGATCGCGACGGCGCTGATCGCGTTTCTCGTATTGCTGACCGGATGCACGGTCGGCTCCGAGTCGGGAACCGCCACCGCGCCGCCCGAACCGGCGGTCGAGGTCACCCAGAATCCGGCGTCGGGCACCGAGGACGTCAGTCCGGTGGCGCCGATCTCCGCGACCGCGTCGCAGGGCACGTTCACCGACATCGCCCTCGTCAACGCGGAGGGGCGCGTGGTGCAGGGTGTGCTGTCTCCGGACCGGACCACGTTCACCGTCGGGGAGGCGCTGGGTTACGGCGCCACCTACACGTGGAAGGGCACCGCGCTCGGCACCGACGGCAAGTCCGTCGCCGTCGACGGCAGCTTCACCACACTCGAACCCGAAGCGACGACCGGCGCCACACTCAACATCGGCGACGGTCAGGAAGTCGGGATCGCCGCCCCGATCATCGTGCAGTTCCACGACTCCGTCGAGGACAAGGCGGCGGTCGAGAAGGCGATGACCGTCACGACGAACCCGCCCACCCCCGGCTCGTGGGCGTGGCTGCCCGACGACAACGGGTCGCGCGCACACTGGCGTCCCCAGAATTACTGGGCACCCGGCACCACCGTCGCCCTGGATGCGAAGCTGTACGGCGTGGACTTCGGCGGGGGAGCGTACGGCGAGCAGGACCTGTCGCTGAACTTCACCGTCGGGCGCAGTCAGATCGTGATCGCGAACGCCCCCAGCCACCGTATGCAGGTGGTGCGCGGCGGCGAAACCATCATGGACATCCCCGTCAGCTACGGCGAGGGCAACGAGGCACGCAACGTCACCCGCAGCGGCATCCACATGGTGACCGAGAAGCACGAGGACTTCCTCATGTCCAACCCGCCGTTCTACGAGAACGTCCGCGAACGCTGGGCGGTCCGCATCTCCAACAACGGCGAGTTCATCCACGCCAACCCCGAGACCATCGGCGTCCAGGGTTCGTCGAACGTCACCAATGGCTGCATCAACCTCTCGCTCGAGGACGCGCAGCAGTACTTCGGCACGGCAATGTACGGCGATCCCGTCGAGGTGACCGGGACGTCCATCGACCTGTCGGCCGCCGACGGCGACATCTACGACTGGGCCATCAGCTGGCCCGAATGGCAGTCCATGTCGGCCCTCGCATAG
- a CDS encoding UDP-N-acetylmuramate dehydrogenase: protein MWDVSIVSQLVDSGAFVSENLELSGMTTLRVGGPARIVAECPSTSVLVDVVRLLDAAHIPTLILAGGSNLVVGDAGFDGVVVRVCNTTVGLEEKFITAEAGAEWDQVVAQTVAAELGGLECLSGIPGSTGATPVQNVGAYGVEIGSMLRRVQLLDRRTGEARWVEPDALGLGYRTSVLKHSDAALVLAVELTVHPDGLSEPLRYRELVSALGGSEGDRLPSAQVRGAVLDLRRGKGMVLDPDDHDTWSAGSFFTNPVVSDGELAGVLAAIETRLGDLPVPQYPADGGTKLSAGWLIERSGFSKGYPGENAVARLSTKHTLALTNRGAAKSEDLLALARDVRDGVQSAFGVRLEPEPVTVGCAI, encoded by the coding sequence GTGTGGGATGTGAGCATTGTCAGTCAACTCGTCGATTCGGGCGCCTTCGTGTCGGAAAACCTCGAACTGTCGGGGATGACCACGCTGCGGGTCGGCGGTCCGGCGCGGATCGTGGCGGAGTGCCCGAGCACCTCGGTTCTCGTCGACGTGGTGCGTCTTCTCGACGCCGCGCACATCCCGACGCTGATTCTCGCCGGTGGCTCCAATCTCGTCGTCGGGGACGCCGGATTCGACGGCGTGGTGGTGCGTGTGTGCAACACCACCGTCGGCCTGGAGGAGAAATTCATCACTGCCGAGGCGGGCGCGGAGTGGGACCAGGTGGTCGCGCAGACCGTCGCCGCCGAACTGGGCGGGCTCGAATGCCTGTCGGGGATCCCCGGGTCGACCGGGGCCACCCCGGTGCAGAACGTGGGCGCGTACGGCGTCGAGATCGGGTCGATGCTTCGGCGGGTGCAGCTGCTCGATCGGCGCACCGGTGAGGCGCGCTGGGTCGAACCCGACGCGCTCGGCCTCGGGTACCGCACCAGTGTCCTCAAGCACTCCGACGCGGCCCTGGTGCTGGCCGTGGAACTGACCGTGCATCCCGACGGGCTGTCCGAGCCGCTGCGCTACCGCGAACTCGTCTCGGCACTCGGCGGTTCCGAGGGCGACCGGTTGCCGTCGGCGCAGGTCCGGGGCGCCGTGCTGGATCTGCGCCGGGGCAAGGGCATGGTGCTGGACCCCGACGACCACGACACGTGGAGCGCGGGCTCGTTCTTCACCAACCCCGTGGTGTCCGACGGCGAGCTGGCGGGCGTCCTCGCCGCGATCGAGACCCGCCTCGGCGACCTCCCCGTTCCGCAGTACCCCGCCGACGGCGGAACCAAGTTGTCTGCCGGTTGGCTGATCGAGCGGTCCGGCTTCTCGAAGGGGTATCCCGGCGAGAACGCGGTCGCGCGGCTGTCGACCAAGCACACCCTCGCGTTGACCAATCGAGGTGCCGCGAAGAGCGAGGACCTGCTGGCACTGGCCCGCGACGTGCGGGACGGCGTCCAGTCGGCGTTCGGTGTCCGGCTCGAACCCGAACCCGTGACGGTCGGCTGCGCGATCTGA
- a CDS encoding DUF2505 domain-containing protein, with translation MSRRIEHSSSYAFPVAQVHAGLITEQYWRDRLDKVGGPGATLDQVTTGAGTISVAMSQSIPAEHLPSIVSKVRPGDLVIKRTETWGTLDGDHAEGTFTAEVVGAPATISGTQTLKEDGSRANVQVEGKAEVRIPLIGGKIENAIADEVLRLIAKEQEFTEQWLGA, from the coding sequence GTGAGCCGCCGCATCGAGCATTCGTCGTCCTATGCGTTTCCCGTCGCCCAGGTCCATGCGGGCCTGATCACCGAGCAGTACTGGCGCGACCGTCTCGACAAGGTCGGAGGACCGGGGGCCACCCTGGACCAGGTCACGACCGGAGCCGGCACCATCTCGGTCGCCATGTCGCAGTCGATTCCCGCGGAGCACCTGCCCAGCATCGTCTCGAAGGTCCGTCCGGGCGACCTCGTGATCAAGCGCACGGAGACGTGGGGCACGCTCGACGGCGATCACGCCGAGGGCACGTTCACGGCCGAGGTGGTGGGTGCGCCCGCGACGATCTCCGGAACCCAGACGCTGAAAGAAGACGGCTCGCGGGCGAACGTGCAGGTCGAAGGCAAGGCCGAGGTCAGGATCCCGCTGATCGGCGGCAAGATCGAGAACGCGATCGCGGACGAGGTCCTTCGCCTGATCGCGAAGGAGCAGGAGTTCACGGAGCAGTGGCTCGGGGCCTGA
- a CDS encoding DUF2505 domain-containing protein: MARRIDYSARYKHTPKEVYNAFTNRDYWDARIEEMRKYSENHIEHFDVNDDGIDIVLHHILPRSELPEIAQTVMKKDMVITRKESYTPFGEPTTGTYEASIPAGPGSLTGTMKLFATETGCTFRTSSEAKVYLPFIGGKLEQLMLVNLIDLFRAEAEITETWLSQH, encoded by the coding sequence ATGGCTCGCCGCATCGACTACTCAGCCCGCTACAAGCACACCCCCAAAGAGGTGTACAACGCGTTCACCAACCGCGACTACTGGGATGCGCGCATCGAGGAGATGCGGAAGTACTCCGAGAACCACATCGAGCACTTCGACGTGAACGACGACGGGATCGACATCGTCCTGCACCACATCCTGCCGCGGTCGGAACTGCCCGAGATCGCGCAGACGGTGATGAAGAAGGACATGGTCATCACGCGCAAAGAGTCGTACACGCCCTTCGGTGAGCCGACCACGGGCACGTACGAGGCGTCGATCCCGGCGGGCCCGGGCAGCCTCACGGGCACCATGAAGCTGTTCGCCACCGAGACTGGGTGCACGTTCCGCACCTCGTCCGAGGCGAAGGTGTACCTGCCGTTCATCGGCGGCAAGCTCGAGCAACTGATGCTCGTCAACCTGATCGACCTGTTCCGCGCCGAGGCCGAGATCACCGAAACCTGGTTGTCGCAGCACTAG
- a CDS encoding TROVE domain-containing protein: MSKFNLKMLRRSKIQSPITSDAQPAGRTFEGGIGYARDAKSELFLLAVTNMVGEHTFYESASDRDERFVALIHEVALSDPEWTARLIGWLRRDAHLRSASLVAAAEFVRARLGAGRHGGNRAVISSALDRADEPGELLAYWIARHGRSIPKPVKRGIADAVVRLYSERSLLKWDSEERDVRFGDVLELTHASPSAPWQGELFRHAIDRRQGRENTIPAGLRMLTERASLTAVPPEDRRAVLRTPERLSAAGMTWESLAGWLQGPMDAAAWQAVIPSMGYTALLRNLRNFDEAGIPDHVAEQVAARIADPGEVAKSRQLPMRFLAAYRNAPSLRWGHALECALGASLSAVPSLPGRTLVLVDRSGSMFYSRVSARSELTRADAAAVFGTVLAARAERADLVEFGTDSRNVPFEHQAVLRVVDSFGDLGGTDTAAAVRKHYRGHDRAVVVTDEQATWGDPTRHVPADVPVYTWNVAGYRHGHGPTGSANRHTFGGLSDAGFSMIPLLEGTRDGEWPF; encoded by the coding sequence ATGAGCAAGTTCAACCTGAAGATGCTGCGCCGCAGTAAGATACAGAGTCCTATTACGTCGGACGCACAACCCGCCGGCCGCACCTTCGAGGGCGGCATCGGCTATGCCCGCGACGCGAAGAGCGAGCTGTTCCTCCTCGCGGTCACGAACATGGTCGGTGAGCACACCTTCTACGAGTCGGCCTCGGACCGCGACGAAAGGTTCGTCGCGCTGATCCACGAGGTCGCGCTGTCGGATCCGGAGTGGACCGCCCGCCTGATCGGGTGGCTGCGCCGCGACGCGCATCTGCGTTCGGCGTCGCTGGTGGCCGCCGCCGAGTTCGTCCGGGCCCGGCTGGGTGCCGGTCGGCACGGCGGCAACCGTGCCGTCATCTCCTCGGCCCTGGATCGGGCGGACGAGCCGGGCGAGCTGCTCGCCTACTGGATTGCGCGCCACGGCCGTTCGATCCCGAAGCCGGTGAAGCGCGGTATCGCCGATGCCGTCGTCCGGCTGTACTCGGAACGCTCACTGCTGAAGTGGGATTCCGAGGAGAGGGACGTCCGCTTCGGCGACGTTCTCGAGCTCACCCACGCGTCGCCGTCGGCGCCGTGGCAGGGCGAGCTGTTCCGGCACGCGATCGACCGGCGGCAGGGGCGCGAGAACACGATCCCCGCCGGCCTGCGGATGCTCACGGAACGGGCCTCGCTGACGGCGGTCCCGCCGGAGGATCGGCGGGCCGTCCTCCGAACCCCGGAGCGGCTGTCGGCGGCCGGCATGACGTGGGAGTCGCTCGCCGGCTGGCTGCAGGGACCGATGGATGCGGCGGCGTGGCAGGCGGTGATCCCGTCCATGGGATACACGGCGCTTCTCCGCAATCTGAGGAACTTCGACGAGGCCGGGATCCCCGACCACGTCGCGGAGCAGGTGGCGGCCCGGATCGCGGATCCGGGTGAGGTCGCGAAGTCGCGGCAGCTGCCGATGCGATTCCTCGCGGCGTACCGGAACGCGCCGAGCCTGCGGTGGGGTCACGCGCTCGAGTGTGCGCTCGGGGCGTCACTGTCCGCGGTCCCGTCGCTGCCCGGACGCACCCTGGTACTCGTCGACCGGTCGGGATCGATGTTCTACAGCCGCGTCTCGGCGCGGTCGGAACTGACGCGGGCGGACGCGGCCGCCGTGTTCGGCACCGTGCTGGCGGCACGCGCCGAGCGGGCGGATCTCGTCGAGTTCGGCACGGACAGCCGGAACGTGCCGTTCGAGCATCAGGCAGTGCTGCGGGTGGTCGACAGCTTCGGCGACCTGGGCGGCACGGACACGGCGGCGGCAGTGCGGAAGCATTACCGCGGCCACGATCGCGCCGTCGTCGTCACCGACGAGCAGGCGACGTGGGGTGATCCGACCCGGCACGTCCCGGCAGACGTCCCCGTGTACACGTGGAACGTGGCGGGCTACCGGCACGGTCACGGACCGACGGGGTCCGCGAACCGCCACACGTTCGGCGGACTGTCGGACGCGGGGTTCTCGATGATCCCGCTGCTGGAGGGCACCCGGGACGGCGAGTGGCCGTTCTGA
- a CDS encoding type IV toxin-antitoxin system AbiEi family antitoxin domain-containing protein has product MSGWLAPRPGDPEREGVGEELTRVATAQAGFFTTAQVLRLGFAADEIGERLADGSWVKIERDLFRLKDCPHSDLEEFAKWCTWFGAAAAVSHQSAAELHGLGHLYPRFIHLSTVLSPPSPTQQLALHRRSLRPEDCEQVGPLRITTPLCTALDLAASGISQELLDEVVADGVAIGRLNARALHSECGSLPAQVAQRVEHALATCT; this is encoded by the coding sequence ATGTCCGGATGGTTGGCTCCACGTCCCGGTGACCCGGAGCGCGAAGGTGTCGGTGAAGAGCTGACACGCGTCGCGACGGCTCAGGCGGGTTTCTTCACCACTGCGCAGGTGCTGCGCCTCGGTTTCGCTGCCGACGAGATCGGCGAGCGACTCGCCGACGGCTCGTGGGTCAAGATAGAACGAGACCTGTTCCGCTTGAAGGATTGTCCGCACTCCGATCTCGAGGAGTTCGCGAAGTGGTGCACCTGGTTCGGTGCCGCCGCCGCGGTCTCCCACCAGAGTGCCGCCGAACTTCACGGTCTCGGACACCTGTACCCGCGGTTCATCCACCTCTCGACGGTGCTGTCGCCGCCCTCGCCGACGCAGCAGTTGGCGCTGCACCGGCGGTCGCTGCGCCCGGAGGACTGCGAGCAGGTCGGCCCCCTGCGCATCACCACGCCGCTGTGCACGGCACTCGACCTCGCCGCCAGCGGAATCTCGCAGGAACTGCTCGACGAGGTGGTCGCCGACGGCGTCGCGATCGGGCGACTGAACGCGCGCGCACTGCACAGCGAGTGCGGATCCCTGCCGGCACAGGTGGCGCAGCGCGTCGAACACGCACTGGCCACCTGCACCTGA
- a CDS encoding LmeA family phospholipid-binding protein, whose amino-acid sequence MAARTNSAPRSNRVLVISLVVIAALVAVLVGGELFVRHRVKTCMADQFESQLGSQVDVGLSWKPVLLQSVDKNVPYITIDSDDTKFGPAQGMQVHAQVNDIRIENTADSSGTIGSSDADVTWSTAGILATLQQQAFGSLISGVTADSSAGTLKFSVGPAGLADLTVKPEVVNGTVKVDTVGAAILGFGLPTDLVDGVVQILTSSLQTYPLGMQPTSLKVTDDAIEITLEGGAYTMPAAPTQQQQQEQQSSCGLLV is encoded by the coding sequence ATGGCAGCCCGAACGAACTCCGCACCCCGAAGTAACCGTGTGCTCGTCATCTCTCTGGTCGTCATCGCCGCGCTCGTGGCGGTACTCGTCGGCGGCGAACTCTTCGTCCGCCACAGGGTGAAGACGTGCATGGCAGACCAGTTCGAGAGCCAACTCGGCTCGCAGGTGGACGTGGGACTGAGCTGGAAGCCGGTCCTGCTGCAGTCCGTCGACAAGAACGTCCCGTACATCACCATCGACAGCGACGACACCAAGTTCGGCCCCGCGCAGGGGATGCAGGTGCACGCCCAGGTCAACGACATCCGGATCGAGAACACCGCGGACAGCAGCGGCACCATCGGCAGCTCCGACGCGGACGTCACCTGGTCGACCGCAGGCATCCTCGCGACGCTGCAGCAGCAGGCGTTCGGTTCACTGATCAGCGGAGTCACCGCCGATTCGAGCGCGGGAACCCTGAAGTTCTCCGTCGGCCCGGCCGGGCTCGCGGATCTGACCGTCAAACCGGAGGTCGTGAACGGGACCGTGAAGGTGGACACGGTGGGTGCCGCGATCCTCGGTTTCGGGCTCCCCACCGACCTCGTCGACGGGGTGGTCCAAATCCTGACCTCGAGCCTGCAGACCTACCCGCTGGGCATGCAGCCGACGTCGCTGAAGGTCACCGACGACGCCATCGAGATCACCCTCGAAGGCGGCGCCTACACGATGCCGGCCGCCCCCACCCAGCAACAGCAGCAGGAACAGCAGAGCAGCTGCGGCCTCCTCGTCTGA